The following coding sequences are from one Neurospora crassa OR74A linkage group I, whole genome shotgun sequence window:
- a CDS encoding urea active transporter: MAGGADTTVKIETATALNQGVGYGIVIGLGALFALGMIFVTFILKRYNRELQTSEMFNTAGRTVKSGLVGSAVVSSWTWAATLLQSSGVCYRYGVSGPLWYASGATVQILLFATLAIELKRRAPNAHTYLEVIRARFGTLPHIVFMIFGLMTNILVSLMLIVGGSATINALTGMHTIAAIYLLPVGVVAYTLVGGLKATILTDWIHTFILLIIIIVFALSAYASSEVLGSPSAVYDLLVKAAAAHPVDGNHEGSYLTMRSREGAIFFVINIVGNFGTVFLDNGYYNKAIAASPVHALPGYILGGLCWFAIPWLTATTMGLSGLALESSPRFPTYPNRMPEADVSAGLVLPYAAVALLGKGGAAATLLIVFMAVTSATSSQLIAVSSIIVYDLYRTYIKPEASGKRLIYMSHVIVCAYALFIASFSVGLWYAGISMGYLYVMMGVIISSAVLPAALVLTWSGLNKWAAALSPVLGLCVALVAWLVTAKKECGEMSVACTGSNMPMLAGNVAALLSPVVFVPVLTLVFGKAKYDWKSMMAISRGDDHDVAGEAGVDLEEVPGGREESEREMEEEQKKLRRASKISKTMTAVLTLALLILWPMPLYGTGYIFSKPFFTGWVVVGIIWIFLSFIGVGLFPIYEGRETLIRTCKYIWWDITGKGVKAIHADQAKHAGEVVVTEGKTPGDQTPEEKSVKGEKVREGIDSS, translated from the exons ATGGCGGGGGGTGCAGACACAACCGTCAAGATAGAAACAGCCACTGCTCTAAACCAAGGAGTCGGCTATGGCATTGTCATTGGGCTGGGAGCATTGTTTGCTCTTG GCATGATCTTTGTCACCTTCATCCTCAAACGCTACAACCGCGAGCTCCAGACATCAGAAATGTTCAACACGGCCGGTCGCACTGTCAAGTCTGGTCTCGTTGGGTCCGCCGTCGTCTCCTCCTGGACCTGGGCTGCCACCCTCCTCCAGTCCTCGGGTGTCTGCTATCGATATGGCGTCTCGGGTCCTTTGTGGTACGCTTCCGGTGCCACCGTCCagatcctcctcttcgcgaCCCTCGCCATCGAACTCAAACGCCGTGCTCCCAACGCGCATACCTATCTCGAAGTCATCCGTGCCCGCTTCGGCACCCTGCCACATATCGTTTTCATGATCTTTGGCTTGATGACCAACATTTTGGTTTCCCTTATGTTGATCGTCGGAGGCAGCGCCACTATCAACGCCCTAACAGGGATGCACACCATTGCAGCCATCTACCTCCTTCCCGTCGGCGTGGTGGCTTACACCTTGGTCGGCGGTCTCAAGGCCACCATTCTCACCGATTGGATCCACActttcatcctcctcatcattatcatcgtCTTCGCCCTTTCCGCGTACGCCTCTTCCGAAGTCCTCGGCTCGCCCAGCGCAGTTTACGACCTCCTCGTCAAGGCAGCCGCCGCCCATCCCGTCGACGGCAACCACGAGGGTTCCTATCTTACCATGCGCTCCCGCGAAGGCGCCATCTTCTTTGTCATCAACATTGTCGGCAACTTTGGCACCGTCTTCCTTGACAACGGGTACTACAACAAGGCCATCGCCGCCTCGCCCGTGCACGCTTTGCCCGGCTACATCCTCGGCGGTCTCTGCTGGTTCGCCATCCCGTGGCTtaccgccaccaccatggGTTTGTCCGGCCTCGCTCTGGAGAGCAGCCCGCGcttccctacctacccgAACCGCATGCCCGAAGCCGATGTCAGCGCTGGTCTGGTCCTCCCCTACGCGGCCGTCGCCCTGCTAGGAAAGGGTGGAGCGGCCGCTACGCTTCTGATTGTCTTCATGGCCGTTACTTCGGCCACTTCTTCGCAACTCATCGCCGTCTCGTCCATCATCGTCTACGACCTATACAGGACGTACATCAAGCCCGAAGCCTCCGGCAAGCGACTCATCTACATGTCGCACGTGATCGTTTGCGCTTATGCCCTCTTCATCGCCAGCTTCTCCGTCGGACTGTGGTACGCCGGTATTTCCATGGGCTATCTGTACGTCATGATGGGCGTCATCATCTCTTCTGCCGTCCTGCCCGCCGCCTTGGTCTTGACCTGGTCCGGCCTGAACAAATGGGCTGCTGCACTCTCACCTGTTCTAGGACTCTGTGTCGCGCTGGTGGCGTGGTTGGTcacggccaagaaggagTGCGGCGAGATGAGCGTTGCTTGCACGGGAAGTAACATGCCAATGTTGGCGGGGAACGTTGCTGCGCTGTTGAGTCCGGTGGTGTTTGTGCCTGTGTTGACGTTGGTCTTTGGCAAGGCCAAGTATGACTGGAAGAGCATGATGGCGATTTCGAGGGGGGATGATCATGACGTGGCGGGGGAGGCCGGAGTGGATCTGGAGGAGGTTCCGGGGGGCAGAGAGGAAAGtgagagggagatggaggaggagcagaaaaAGTTGAGGAGGGCGAGTAAGATCAGTAAGACCATGACTGCTGTCTTG ACCCTAGCCCTCCTGATCCTCTGGCCCATGCCCCTCTACGGCACCGGCTACATCTTCTCCAAGCCCTTCTTTACTGGTTGGGTCGTCGTCGGCATCATCTGGATCTTCTTGTCATTTATCGGTGTCGGTCTGTTCCCCATCTACGAAGGGCGGGAGACGCTGATCAGGACGTGCAAGTACATATGGTGGGATATCACGGGCAAGGGCGTCAAGGCCATTCACGCTGATCAGGCCAAACATGCTGGAGAAGTGGTGGTCACCGAGGGGAAGACGCCGGGGGATCAGACGCCAGAAGAGAAGAGTGTCAAGGGGGAGAAGGTTAGGGAGGGGATTGATAGCAGCTGA
- a CDS encoding formyltetrahydrofolate deformylase, whose product MPAATTNDHILTLSCPDKPGIVHAVTGVFAQQGHNILDLQQFSDPVSEKFFMRVHFGPTPTPSTEHLIEPFNKLATDYQMEYKIRPVAQKTRVLIMVSKIGHCLNDLLFRAKTGQLPIDIPLIVSNHPTFEPLAQSYGIEFHHLPVTKDTKAQQESQVLELAKQHGIELIVLARYMQVLSPTLCEAMSGRIINIHHSFLPSFKGAKPYHQAYERGVKIIGATAHFVTADLDEGPIIEQRVTRVDHGMGPERLVDEGSNVESQVLAAAVKWYAEQRLFLNNGKTVVFS is encoded by the coding sequence AtgcccgccgccaccaccaacgacCACATCCTCACCCTGTCATGCCCTGACAAGCCGGGCATTGTTCACGCCGTCACGGGCGTGTTCGCCCAGCAGGGCCACAACATTCTCGACCTCCAGCAATTTTCGGACCCCGTCTCGGAAAAATTCTTCATGCGCGTGCACTTTGGCCCTACGCCCACGCCCTCGACCGAGCATCTCATCGAGCCCTTCAACAAGCTTGCGACCGACTACCAGATGGAGTACAAGATCCGCCCTGTCGCGCAAAAGACACGGGTTCTGATCATGGTGTCCAAGATCGGCCACTGCCTCAAcgacctcctcttccgcgcCAAGACCGGCCAGCTCCCCATCGACATCCCCCTCATCGTGTCCAACCACCCTACCTTTGAGCCGCTGGCCCAGTCGTACGGCATCGAGTTCCACCACTTGCCCGTCACCAAGGACACCAAGGCCCAGCAGGAGTCGCAGGTCCTCGAGCTGGCCAAGCAGCACGGCATCGAGCTGATTGTGCTTGCCCGCTACATGCAGGTTCTGTCGCCCACGCTCTGCGAGGCCATGTCGGGccgcatcatcaacatccaccaCTCCTTCTTGCCATCGTTCAAGGGCGCCAAGCCCTATCATCAGGCGTACGAGAGGGGTGTCAAGATTATCGGTGCCACGGCGCACTTTGTCACGGCGGATTTGGACGAGGGTCCCATTATCGAGCAGAGGGTCACCAGAGTTGATCACGGTATGGGACCGGAGAGGTTGGTGGATGAGGGCTCCAACGTGGAGAGCCAggtgttggcggcggcggtcaaGTGGTATGCCGAGCAGAGGCTGTTCCTCAACAACGGCAAGACCGTGGTCTTTTCTTAG
- a CDS encoding MFS transporter, translated as MVQPSAAANTAAGASSSSSRPQTPRTPRTPRAPRPQRTTSSGSFHAGAPFPQFNSPFNDNGRRTSVATIRPIRRQSTHKYHTFPTQPPKTPSSPPRNDPWSAYAQQRRDGEHGHDDGSISDTSQGEDDAVTPLPWKQLGLLALLSLAEQTALNSIGPYLPTMVASFDEIPDGDEGLYVGLLASAFALAQLVTNLFWGYLSDRIGRKPVMFAGSLLLMGCFVCFGFCKTYVQLIMVHVAMGLLNGNAAVVPTALGEVTDRTNQTRAFTWLPIIYSLGSITGPALGGLLVGTVGADKYPFLGPNLMSAGFLLVAVLVLAIWFRETLEKDEEEDASDYTTMFKKARTLLAGCLGRNNKSNHRNDESDALLGEHGDATSAKDIASDQKSAFRQLANRTTLILLCTYLVFQLTNISYNSLYPIFASAPPPNGRNLGPSTIGLSLSLAGLATIAFQAFVFQPLKARAGNMGTYRYSLLGMAISMALMPWIGYKDQKDTWFGIGSGKAWLYSELGVILLLKNICAVGGLSSVMLLITNSAPSHESLGTLNGIAQTLSAAGRSVGPFISGGLFTLTNHVQPKGEAIAWGVFAGVALLGWFGTLMIRGRELESADWQGDEEDEDHDEEAAHDSDR; from the exons ATGGTCCAACCctctgccgccgccaacacGGCCGCCGGcgcatcctcatcctcatcacggCCGCAGACTCCTCGAACTCCTCGAACCCCTCGCGCTCCCCGACCACAGCGAACCACGTCTTCCGGGTCATTCCACGCTGGCGCTCCGTTTCCCCAGTTCAACAGCCCCTTCAATGACAACGGTCGAAGAACCTCGGTGGCCACGATACGTCCCATCCGCCGACAGTCCACCCACAAATACCACACCTTCCCAACACAACCACCCAAGACGCCCTCCTCACCTCCGCGAAACGACCCGTGGAGTGCATATGCCCAACAACGACGCGACGGCGAGCatggccatgatgatggaagcatATCGGATACATCACAAGGCGAAGACGACGCTGTCACACCGCTACCGTGGAAACAGCTGGGCCTCCTGGCGCTGTTGTCCCTAGCCGAACAGACAGCCCTCAACTCCATCGGTCCATACCTTCCCACCATGGTGGCATCTTTTGACGAGATTCCTGATGGCGACGAGGGACTGTATGTCGGTCTTTTGGCCTCGGCCTTTGCTCTTGCGCAGTTGGTGACCAACCTGTTCTGGGGCTACCTCTCGGATCGCATCGGTCGTAAACCTGTCATGTTTGCAGGCTCCCTTTTACTGATGGGCTGCTTCGTGTGCTTCGGCTTCTGCAAGACATATGTCCAGCTCATCATGGTTCATGTTGCCATGGGATTGCTCAATGGAAATGCGGCCGTGGTGCCAACAGCCCTGGGAGAAGTCACGGATCGCACAAACCAGACTAGAGCCTTCACCTGGCTGCCTATCATCTACAGCCTTGGTAGCATCACCGGTCCTGCTCTCGGTGGTCTGCTGGTTGGTACCGTCGGGGCCGACAAGTACCCATTCCTTGGCCCCAACCTCATGAGCGCCGGATTCCTGCTCGTTGCCGTCCTTGTTCTCGCCATCTGGTTCCGGGAGACATtggagaaggatgaggaggaagacgccAGCGACTATACTACCATGTTCAAAAAGGCTCGTACCCTTCTCGCCGGCTGTCTGGGCCGAAACAACAAGTCCAATCACCGGAATGACGAAAGCGACGCTCTCCTCGGCGAGCATGGAGATGCCACAAGCGCCAAAGACATCGCCTCGGACCAAAAGTCTGCTTTCCGCCAACTTGCCAACCGTACCACCTTGATCCTGCTGTGCACCTATCTTGTCTTCCAACTGACCAACATCTCCTACAACTCGCTCTACCCCATCTTCGCCTCGGCACCCCCGCCCAACGGCCGTAACCTGGGACCCAGCACCATTGGTCTCAGCTTGTCTCTGGCAGGATTGGCTACCATTGCCTTTCAGGCTTTCGTCTTCCAACCGCTCAAGGCGCGCGCGGGTAACATGGGTACTTACAGATACTCCCTTCTGGGAATGGCTATATCTATGGCGCTCATGCCTTGGATCGGCTACAAGGACCAGAAAGACACTTGGTTCGGGATTGGGTCCGGCAAAGCCTGGCTGTACAGCGAGTTGGGTGTCATTTTGTTGCTCAAGAACATTTGCGCTGTTGGCGGCTTGAGCAGTGTGATGCTTCTG ATCACAAATTCTGCCCCTTCCCACGAATCCCTCGGCACACTGAACGGCATTGCCCAGACACTTTCCGCTGCTGGTCGTAGCGTCGGCCCCTTCATCTCCGGCGGGCTTTTCACCCTGACAAATCATGTCCAGCCAAAGGGAGAGGCGATTGCCTGGGGCGTATTTGCAGGTGTCGCCCTTCTTGGGTGGTTTGGCACCTTGATGATTCGAGGACGTGAGTTGGAGAGCGCCGACTGGCAaggcgatgaggaggatgaggatcaCGACGAGGAGGCCGCCCATGATTCGGACCGGTGA